In Juglans regia cultivar Chandler chromosome 5, Walnut 2.0, whole genome shotgun sequence, the following are encoded in one genomic region:
- the LOC109011789 gene encoding pentatricopeptide repeat-containing protein At2g27610-like, whose protein sequence is MTLCRPFLRMLRKPQTKQTLNTLKLYHFTYYTSPPSQSRAIAVDSKHPCMPGGTCNIDRAYPMFGKSTQKDLSICNHFLFEYSRTGRNQEALNLFVELHYSSLPVDGLTMSCVLKVCGCLFDQNVGMQVHGKCIKSGFLEDVSVGTALVDMYMKTEGLGDGRRVFDEMGERNVVSWTSLLSGYSRNGLNVQAIELFFRMQVEGIKPNQFTSATVLGALADDGMLEKGIQVHSMVIKNGFDSTTFVCNALINMYSKSGMVRDARAVFDGMDTRDEVSWNGMVAGYLTNGILVEALEMFYKMRLAGLKLTQMIFATMIRLCANLRELGFARQLHCCVLKTGYGFDDNIRTALMVTYSKCSVMDDAYQLFSRMHGVQNVVSWTAMISGYLQNGGRRQAVNLFCKMAREGVRPNHFTYSTILTAQPAISIFQVHAQVVKTNYEKSPSVGTALLDAYIKIDYVDEAGKVFELIDEKDIVTWSAMVAGYAQRGDTEGAVKTFLQLAKEGVGPNEFTFCSVINACAAPAAAVEQGKQFHACSIKSGLHNALCVSSALVTMYAKRGNIESANEVFKRQDERDLVSWNSMISGYAQHGHGKKALEVFEEMRRRNIEMDEITFIGVISACTHAGLVVEGQRYFDMMVKDHHIDPTIEHYSCMVDLYSRAGLLEKAMDIINQMPFPAGATVWRTLLSACHVHRNSKLGKLAAEKLISLQPQDSAAYVLLSNIYAMTGNWKEKAMVRKLMDVRNVRKEAGYSWIEVKNKTYSFLAGDLSHPLADRIYSKLEELKIRLKDAGYQPDTNYVLHDVEEEHKETILSQHSERLAIAFGLITTTPGTPIQIVKNIRVCGDCHTVIKLLSKLEARDIVVRDSNRFHHFKGGLCTCGDYW, encoded by the coding sequence ATGACTCTCTGTCGTCCCTTTTTAAGGATGCTCAGAAAGCCTCAGACAAAGCAGACACTGAACACTCTCAAACTCTACCATTTCACATACTACACGAGTCCTCCATCTCAATCACGTGCCATTGCCGTTGACTCTAAACATCCATGTATGCCTGGTGGCACATGCAACATTGATCGTGCATACCCCATGTTCGGCAAAAGTACCCAGAAAGACCTTTCGATATGTAATCACTTTCTTTTCGAATACTCACGCACTGGCCGTAACCAGGAGGCTCTGAATCTTTTTGTGGAACTCCACTATTCGAGTTTACCTGTTGATGGGTTAACCATGTCTTGTGTGTTGAAGGTCTGTGGATGCTTGTTTGATCAAAATGTGGGCATGCAGGTGCATGGTAAATGTATAAAATCCGGGTTTCTTGAGGATGTTAGTGTTGGGACTGCTCTTGTTGACATGTACATGAAAACAGAGGGTCTAGGAGATGGGAGGAGAGTTTTTGATGAGATGGGTGAGCGAAATGTGGTGTCATGGACTTCGTTGCTTTCTGGTTACTCACGGAATGGGTTGAACGTGCAGGCCATAGAATTGTTCTTTAGGATGCAAGTTGAGGGAATTAAGCCTAACCAGTTTACTTCTGCGACTGTTCTTGGAGCTTTGGCAGATGATGGTATGCTTGAGAAGGGAATTCAAGTTCATTCTATGGTTATAAAAAATGGTTTTGATTCTACCACATTTGTGTGCAATGCTTTGATTAATATGTATTCAAAGTCAGGGATGGTTAGAGATGCTAGAGCTGTGTTCGATGGCATGGATACCAGGGATGAGGTTTCTTGGAACGGTATGGTTGCAGGTTATTTAACAAATGGGATTCTTGTGGAAGCTCTtgaaatgttttataaaatgagGCTTGCGGGCCTAAAGCTTACCCAGATGATATTTGCTACCATGATTAGGCTATGTGCTAATCTTAGAGAATTGGGTTTTGCAAGACAGCTTCACTGTTGTGTTTTGAAAACAGGATATGGATTTGATGACAATATCAGAACGGCCCTTATGGTCACTTACAGTAAGTGCAGTGTTATGGATGATGCGTATCAACTGTTTTCTAGGATGCATGGTGTCCAGAATGTGGTGTCATGGACGGCCATGATCAGTGGGTACTTGCAGAATGGTGGAAGAAGGCAAGCagttaatttattttgcaaAATGGCCAGGGAAGGTGTTAGACCAAACCATTTCACTTATTCTACCATCCTTACAGCTCAACCAGCTATTTCTATCTTCCAAGTACATGCACAAGTCGTTAAAACTAATTACGAGAAATCACCTTCAGTAGGAACTGCACTCTTAGATGCTTACATTAAGATAGACTACGTTGATGAAGCTGGAAAAGTATTTGAATTAATTGATGAAAAGGACATTGTGACATGGTCAGCAATGGTAGCTGGATATGCTCAAAGAGGAGACACAGAGGGAGCTGTTAAAACTTTTCTCCAGTTGGCAAAAGAGGGGGTAGGACCCAATGAGTTTACCTTTTGCAGTGTCATTAATGCCTGTGCTGCACCTGCAGCAGCAGTAGAGCAGGGGAAACAATTTCATGCGTGCTCAATCAAATCAGGACTACATAATGCTTTATGTGTAAGTAGTGCCCTTGTTACCATGTATGCCAAGAGAGGAAATATTGAGAGTGCAAATGAAGTTTTCAAGAGGCAAGATGAAAGAGACTTGGTTTCATGGAACTCGATGATCTCTGGATATGCACAACATGGTCATGGGAAGAAGGCTCTTGAGGTCTTTGAGGAAATGAGAAGGAGGAACATAGAAATGGATGAGATAACATTTATTGGAGTGATTTCTGCATGTACTCATGCTGGTTTAGTGGTTGAAGGTCAAAGATACTTTGACATGATGGTCAAAGACCACCACATTGATCCAACAATAGAGCATTATTCTTGTATGGTTGATCTGTATAGCCGTGCAGGACTGCTTGAAAAGGCCATGGATATCATAAATCAGATGCCATTCCCTGCGGGTGCAACTGTGTGGCGAACTCTCTTGTCTGCTTGCCATGTTCACCGCAATTCAAAGCTGGGAAAACTTGCAGCAGAAAAGCTCATTTCACTTCAGCCACAAGATTCAGCTGCTTACGTCTTACTATCCAATATTTATGCTATGACAGgaaattggaaagaaaaagctATGGTAAGGAAGTTGATGGATGTGAGAAATGTAAGAAAGGAAGCTGGGTACAGCTGGATTGAGGTAAAAAATAAGACCTACTCATTCTTGGCTGGTGATCTTTCACATCCCTTGGCGGATCGTATTTATTCCAAACTTGAGGAGTTAAAAATCCGGTTGAAGGATGCTGGATATCAGCCTGATACAAATTACGTGCTTCATGACGTTGAAGAGGAACACAAAGAAACAATCCTTTCTCAACACAGTGAGAGGCTGGCCATTGCTTTTGGATTGATCACTACAACTCCTGGAACCCCGATCCAGATTGTAAAGAACATTAGGGTCTGTGGAGACTGTCATACTGTTATTAAGCTATTATCAAAGCTTGAAGCTAGAGATATTGTTGTGAGGGACTCGAACCGATTCCACCACTTTAAAGGTGGTTTATGCACATGCGGGGACTATTGGTGA